From Salvia splendens isolate huo1 chromosome 16, SspV2, whole genome shotgun sequence, a single genomic window includes:
- the LOC121772400 gene encoding probable leucine-rich repeat receptor-like serine/threonine-protein kinase At3g14840 isoform X1 produces MHIHIHCSYRFLIKFTKSYKVMFASRLIALIWFLGFANYVAPACLPPLELEALSVVARKLGKRDWNFDGEVDPCTNELPWWDVSVPNGVYCNITSNGNGTTTCHVTRIILKKNNLNGSLPIELVGLPSLDELDLTRNFLNGSLPPDWSSMEFLRIISLLGNRLSGPIPKEYGNITSLEELVLEANQFTGNVPGEIGDLPRIRRLFLNSNYFTGELPPSLAKLTTLTDFRISDNNFTGSIPNYILNWRNITRMEVQASGLSGPIPSNLTYLTKLNNLRISDLNGNQSYFPILNTSTGWQQVILRSCNIVGELPGSIAQLKIDDSLDLSFNKLTGPIPEGLGGQEGDIYLTGNFLNGTVPQSMEAKGNIDLSYNNFTSLRPGPSCARNSPNLFANSNGNTSEYPYCVNPQCMPNDFYFFHINCGSNKNYGDYQADSDSPNFYQAQGENWGFSSTGKFWNPETYGESLFASNNTSGPESNLYSTARLSPLSLTYYGFCLRNGNYNVNLHFAEIMFTSDTTYGRRVFDIYIQGELVEKDFNIVNVAGAVNKPKIMPYPAFVGDHNLEIRFYWAGKGTTSLPDRSVYGPLISAISVVHATYKPGTGSISTGAKVGIAMAAICALVLLVAILRLKGCLGGKHSMYHDLKGLDLNTGKFTLRQIRAATNNFDPANKIGEGGFGPVYKGVLLDKTIIAVKQLSSKSKQGNREFINEIGMISALQHPHLVKLYGCCIEGNQLLLVYEYLENNSLARALFGPEEHQLHLDWPMRQKICIGIARGLAYLHEESRLKIVHRDIKATNVLLDKNLVPKISDFGLAKLDEEDNTHISTRIAGTFGYMAPEYAMRGYLTDKADVYSFGIVVLEIVSGRSNSSIRPKEDSFYLLDWANSLKARGNLLELVDQRLESSFNKEEITRAINVALICTNVVAAERPSMSAVVSILEGKDVVPKFVSESSFSAGKTKPDEVEMGAFDSEVVSADAPWSVSSTSAADLYPVALDTNYWEKRGF; encoded by the exons ATGCACATACATATACATTGTTCATATCGTTTCTTGATCAAATTTACAAAATCTTACAAAGTGATGTTTGCATCAAGGCTTATAGCCTTGATTTGGTTTCTGGGGTTTGCTAATTATGTGGCACCAGCTTGTTTGCCTCCTCTAGAAT TGGAAGCATTGTCGGTGGTAGCAAGGAAGCTGGGGAAGAGGGATTGGAATTTTGATGGGGAAGTTGATCCATGCACCAATGAGCTCCCATGGTGGGATGTTAGTGTTCCAAATGGAGTATATTGCAACATTACCTCCAATGGGAATGGTACTACTACTTGTCATGTTACTCGGAT tattttgaagaaaaataatCTTAATGGGTCACTCCCCATAGAGCTCGTTGGCCTCCCTTCCCTAGATGAACT AGACCTTACTCGGAATTTCCTCAATGGCAGCCTCCCTCCAGATTGGAGTTCCATGGAATTCCTTCGAATAAT TTCTCTTCTCGGGAACCGTCTCTCCGGTCCAATTCCAAAAGAATATGGCAACATCACCTCACTTGAAGAACT GGTTTTGGAGGCTAATCAGTTTACAGGAAATGTACCTGGGGAGATTGGGGATCTTCCTCGAATTAGAAGATT GTTTCTTAATTCCAATTATTTCACTGGAGAGTTACCTCCTAGCCTTGCAAAACTTACCACTTTGACAGATTT TCGAATTAGTGACAACAACTTTACAGGAAGCATACCAAATTATATCCTGAACTGGAGAAATATCACAAGAAT GGAGGTTCAGGCTAGTGGTCTGAGTGGACCGATCCCTTCCAACCTTACTTATCTTACCAAGTTAAATAACCT AAGAATCAGTGACCTCAATGGGAACCAATCATATTTCCCCATTCTTAATACCTCTACTGGTTGGCAACAAGT GATATTAAGGAGTTGCAATATTGTAGGGGAACTACCGGGATCTATTGCACAACTGAAGATTGACGATTCACT AGATCTGAGTTTCAACAAATTAACAGGACCGATTCCTGAAGGACTTGGTGGTCAAGAAGGAGACAT CTACCTGACTGGGAACTTCCTTAACGGGACAGTGCCACAATCGATGGAAGCTAAGGGAAACAT CGACCTATCCTACAACAACTTCACATCTCTAAGGCCAGGACCAAGTTGTGCGAGAAACAGCCC AAACTTGTTTGCCAACTCAAATGGAAACACCAG TGAGTACCCCTATTGTGTAAATCCGCAGTGTATGCCAA ATGATTTCTACTTTTTCCATATAAATTGTGGAAGCAACAAAAACTATGGTGATTATCAAGCAGATAGCGATTCTCCAAACTTCTACCAAGCCCAAGGTGAAAATTGGGGATTCAGCAGCACGGGCAAGTTCTGGAATCCTGAAACATATGGAGAAAGTCTTTTTGCATCAAACAACACTTCAGGGCCGGAATCTAATCTTTACTCCACAGCACGCCTTTCCCCCCTCTCATTGACTTATTATGGATTTTGTTTAAGAAATGGAAATTACAATGTGAATCTCCACTTCGCGGAGATCATGTTTACTAGTGACACAACTTACGGAAGGCGTGTTTTTGATATTTATATTCAG GGAGAACTGGTTGAGAAGGATTTCAACATTGTGAATGTAGCTGGTGCGGTAAATAAACCAAAAATAATGCCCTATCCAGCATTTGTTGGTGATCACAACTTGGAGATCCGCTTTTATTGGGCTGGAAAAGGAACAACTTCTCTTCCCGATAGATCCGTATATGGTCCTCTCATTTCAGCCATATCTGTCGTACATGCTA CGTATAAGCCTGGGACTGGGAGCATCTCGACAGGAGCCAAAGTTGGTATTGCGATGGCAGCTATTTGCGCACTCGTGTTGCTTGTGGCTATTCTGAGGTTGAAGGGCTGTTTGGGGGGCAAACACTCGATGTATCATG ATTTGAAGGGACTTGACCTAAACACGGGGAAATTTACTCTAAGGCAAATCAGAGCGGCCACAAACAATTTTGATCCAGCAAATAAGATTGGCGAAGGTGGATTTGGTCCTGTTTACAAG GGTGTTCTGTTAGATAAAACCATCATCGCTGTGAAACAGCTATCTTCCAAATCAAAGCAAGGTAACCGCGAATTCATAAATGAAATAGGCATGATATCCGCCTTACAACATCCTCATCTCGTTAAGCTGTATGGATGCTGCATCGAAGGCAACCAGTTGTTGCTTGTCTATGAGTATTTGGAAAACAATAGCCTTGCTCGTGCATTATTTG GCCCAGAAGAACACCAATTGCATTTGGATTGGCCAATGAGGCAAAAGATCTGCATCGGGATAGCAAGAGGATTGGCTTACCTCCACGAGGAATCGAGGCTGAAAATCGTCCATCGCGATATCAAGGCTACTAATGTGCTTCTTGACAAAAACCTAGTCCCTAAAATATCCGATTTTGGGCTTGCGAAGCTGGATGAAGAAGACAACACCCACATAAGCACGCGCATTGCTGGAACTTT TGGATACATGGCACCCGAATATGCAATGCGAGGATATTTGACTGATAAAGCCGACGTGTACAGCTTCGGAATTGTTGTTTTGGAAATTGTCAGTGGGAGGAGCAACAGTAGCATCAGGCCTAAGGAGGATAGCTTTTATCTTCTTGACTGG GCTAATTCCTTGAAGGCGAGAGGAAACCTGTTGGAGCTAGTCGACCAGAGATTAGAGTCGAGCTTCAACAAGGAAGAGATCACTAGAGCTATCAATGTGGCGCTCATATGCACGAATGTTGTAGCTGCGGAAAGGCCGAGTATGTCAGCTGTAGTCAGCATACTCGAGGGGAAAGATGTCGTTCCAAAGTTTGTTTCTGAGTCGAGCTTCTCAGCTGGTAAGACAAAACCCGATGAAGTGGAAATGGGCGCATTTGATAGTGAGGTTGTTTCCGCGGATGCGCCGTGGAGTGTTTCTTCAACTTCTGCTGCTGATCTCTATCCAGTTGCCCTTGATACAAACTATTGGGAGAAGAGAGGTTTTTAG
- the LOC121772400 gene encoding probable leucine-rich repeat receptor-like serine/threonine-protein kinase At3g14840 isoform X3, producing the protein MHIHIHCSYRFLIKFTKSYKVMFASRLIALIWFLGFANYVAPACLPPLELEALSVVARKLGKRDWNFDGEVDPCTNELPWWDVSVPNGVYCNITSNGNGTTTCHVTRIILKKNNLNGSLPIELVGLPSLDELDLTRNFLNGSLPPDWSSMEFLRIISLLGNRLSGPIPKEYGNITSLEELVLEANQFTGNVPGEIGDLPRIRRLFLNSNYFTGELPPSLAKLTTLTDFRISDNNFTGSIPNYILNWRNITRMEVQASGLSGPIPSNLTYLTKLNNLRISDLNGNQSYFPILNTSTGWQQVILRSCNIVGELPGSIAQLKIDDSLDLSFNKLTGPIPEGLGGQEGDIYLTGNFLNGTVPQSMEAKGNIDLSYNNFTSLRPGPSCARNSPNLFANSNGNTNSDSPNFYQAQGENWGFSSTGKFWNPETYGESLFASNNTSGPESNLYSTARLSPLSLTYYGFCLRNGNYNVNLHFAEIMFTSDTTYGRRVFDIYIQGELVEKDFNIVNVAGAVNKPKIMPYPAFVGDHNLEIRFYWAGKGTTSLPDRSVYGPLISAISVVHATYKPGTGSISTGAKVGIAMAAICALVLLVAILRLKGCLGGKHSMYHDLKGLDLNTGKFTLRQIRAATNNFDPANKIGEGGFGPVYKGVLLDKTIIAVKQLSSKSKQGNREFINEIGMISALQHPHLVKLYGCCIEGNQLLLVYEYLENNSLARALFGPEEHQLHLDWPMRQKICIGIARGLAYLHEESRLKIVHRDIKATNVLLDKNLVPKISDFGLAKLDEEDNTHISTRIAGTFGYMAPEYAMRGYLTDKADVYSFGIVVLEIVSGRSNSSIRPKEDSFYLLDWANSLKARGNLLELVDQRLESSFNKEEITRAINVALICTNVVAAERPSMSAVVSILEGKDVVPKFVSESSFSAGKTKPDEVEMGAFDSEVVSADAPWSVSSTSAADLYPVALDTNYWEKRGF; encoded by the exons ATGCACATACATATACATTGTTCATATCGTTTCTTGATCAAATTTACAAAATCTTACAAAGTGATGTTTGCATCAAGGCTTATAGCCTTGATTTGGTTTCTGGGGTTTGCTAATTATGTGGCACCAGCTTGTTTGCCTCCTCTAGAAT TGGAAGCATTGTCGGTGGTAGCAAGGAAGCTGGGGAAGAGGGATTGGAATTTTGATGGGGAAGTTGATCCATGCACCAATGAGCTCCCATGGTGGGATGTTAGTGTTCCAAATGGAGTATATTGCAACATTACCTCCAATGGGAATGGTACTACTACTTGTCATGTTACTCGGAT tattttgaagaaaaataatCTTAATGGGTCACTCCCCATAGAGCTCGTTGGCCTCCCTTCCCTAGATGAACT AGACCTTACTCGGAATTTCCTCAATGGCAGCCTCCCTCCAGATTGGAGTTCCATGGAATTCCTTCGAATAAT TTCTCTTCTCGGGAACCGTCTCTCCGGTCCAATTCCAAAAGAATATGGCAACATCACCTCACTTGAAGAACT GGTTTTGGAGGCTAATCAGTTTACAGGAAATGTACCTGGGGAGATTGGGGATCTTCCTCGAATTAGAAGATT GTTTCTTAATTCCAATTATTTCACTGGAGAGTTACCTCCTAGCCTTGCAAAACTTACCACTTTGACAGATTT TCGAATTAGTGACAACAACTTTACAGGAAGCATACCAAATTATATCCTGAACTGGAGAAATATCACAAGAAT GGAGGTTCAGGCTAGTGGTCTGAGTGGACCGATCCCTTCCAACCTTACTTATCTTACCAAGTTAAATAACCT AAGAATCAGTGACCTCAATGGGAACCAATCATATTTCCCCATTCTTAATACCTCTACTGGTTGGCAACAAGT GATATTAAGGAGTTGCAATATTGTAGGGGAACTACCGGGATCTATTGCACAACTGAAGATTGACGATTCACT AGATCTGAGTTTCAACAAATTAACAGGACCGATTCCTGAAGGACTTGGTGGTCAAGAAGGAGACAT CTACCTGACTGGGAACTTCCTTAACGGGACAGTGCCACAATCGATGGAAGCTAAGGGAAACAT CGACCTATCCTACAACAACTTCACATCTCTAAGGCCAGGACCAAGTTGTGCGAGAAACAGCCC AAACTTGTTTGCCAACTCAAATGGAAACACCA ATAGCGATTCTCCAAACTTCTACCAAGCCCAAGGTGAAAATTGGGGATTCAGCAGCACGGGCAAGTTCTGGAATCCTGAAACATATGGAGAAAGTCTTTTTGCATCAAACAACACTTCAGGGCCGGAATCTAATCTTTACTCCACAGCACGCCTTTCCCCCCTCTCATTGACTTATTATGGATTTTGTTTAAGAAATGGAAATTACAATGTGAATCTCCACTTCGCGGAGATCATGTTTACTAGTGACACAACTTACGGAAGGCGTGTTTTTGATATTTATATTCAG GGAGAACTGGTTGAGAAGGATTTCAACATTGTGAATGTAGCTGGTGCGGTAAATAAACCAAAAATAATGCCCTATCCAGCATTTGTTGGTGATCACAACTTGGAGATCCGCTTTTATTGGGCTGGAAAAGGAACAACTTCTCTTCCCGATAGATCCGTATATGGTCCTCTCATTTCAGCCATATCTGTCGTACATGCTA CGTATAAGCCTGGGACTGGGAGCATCTCGACAGGAGCCAAAGTTGGTATTGCGATGGCAGCTATTTGCGCACTCGTGTTGCTTGTGGCTATTCTGAGGTTGAAGGGCTGTTTGGGGGGCAAACACTCGATGTATCATG ATTTGAAGGGACTTGACCTAAACACGGGGAAATTTACTCTAAGGCAAATCAGAGCGGCCACAAACAATTTTGATCCAGCAAATAAGATTGGCGAAGGTGGATTTGGTCCTGTTTACAAG GGTGTTCTGTTAGATAAAACCATCATCGCTGTGAAACAGCTATCTTCCAAATCAAAGCAAGGTAACCGCGAATTCATAAATGAAATAGGCATGATATCCGCCTTACAACATCCTCATCTCGTTAAGCTGTATGGATGCTGCATCGAAGGCAACCAGTTGTTGCTTGTCTATGAGTATTTGGAAAACAATAGCCTTGCTCGTGCATTATTTG GCCCAGAAGAACACCAATTGCATTTGGATTGGCCAATGAGGCAAAAGATCTGCATCGGGATAGCAAGAGGATTGGCTTACCTCCACGAGGAATCGAGGCTGAAAATCGTCCATCGCGATATCAAGGCTACTAATGTGCTTCTTGACAAAAACCTAGTCCCTAAAATATCCGATTTTGGGCTTGCGAAGCTGGATGAAGAAGACAACACCCACATAAGCACGCGCATTGCTGGAACTTT TGGATACATGGCACCCGAATATGCAATGCGAGGATATTTGACTGATAAAGCCGACGTGTACAGCTTCGGAATTGTTGTTTTGGAAATTGTCAGTGGGAGGAGCAACAGTAGCATCAGGCCTAAGGAGGATAGCTTTTATCTTCTTGACTGG GCTAATTCCTTGAAGGCGAGAGGAAACCTGTTGGAGCTAGTCGACCAGAGATTAGAGTCGAGCTTCAACAAGGAAGAGATCACTAGAGCTATCAATGTGGCGCTCATATGCACGAATGTTGTAGCTGCGGAAAGGCCGAGTATGTCAGCTGTAGTCAGCATACTCGAGGGGAAAGATGTCGTTCCAAAGTTTGTTTCTGAGTCGAGCTTCTCAGCTGGTAAGACAAAACCCGATGAAGTGGAAATGGGCGCATTTGATAGTGAGGTTGTTTCCGCGGATGCGCCGTGGAGTGTTTCTTCAACTTCTGCTGCTGATCTCTATCCAGTTGCCCTTGATACAAACTATTGGGAGAAGAGAGGTTTTTAG
- the LOC121771851 gene encoding beta-D-glucosyl crocetin beta-1,6-glucosyltransferase-like gives MFPWLGYGHITPYLDLAKKLTTKGFFIYLCSTEATLSSIRTKIPPNLSNSIELVPLPLEVSPDDLPEKYHTTNGLPPHLMLKLKEAFDNSKQNFSSLLQKHKPDLLIFDFLQPWAPPLAEALNIPSVIFITSSSVMTSFMFHHFSDPGAEFPSENIRFRHYESRFMDELLANARDCEEREKGSAGVNMSREIVLIKGSREIEGRYIEYVSGLTGKRFVPVGPLVQEPDDQKSSSELLSWLDQKEAKSTVFVSFGSEYFLSKEDMDGIAHGLLQSKANFIWVVRFPETEVVLEEKLPEGFLDKVGERGKIVQGWAPQTRILVHPNVGGFVSHCGWNSVMESFKFGVPIVAVPMHLDQPINARLVEEVGAGEEVLRDGDGRLNAETVAAVINRVVVEDGVRAKVDEIKARLALMGDGEIDEVARELMSICSKSLIN, from the coding sequence CACAAAAGGCTTCTTCATTTACTTGTGCTCCACTGAAGCCACCCTCTCTTCCATCCGAACCAAAATCCCTCCAAACTTGTCAAACTCCATTGAATTAGTTCCCCTTCCCTTGGAGGTTTCACCAGATGATCTCCCTGAAAAGTACCACACCACTAATGGCCTCCCTCCCCACCTCATGCTCAAGCTCAAGGAGGCCTTTGACAACTCCAAACAAAACTTCTCATCCCTTCTACAAAAACACAAGCCCGACCTTCTCATCTTCGACTTCCTCCAGCCGTGGGCCCCTCCGCTGGCCGAGGCCTTGAACATCCCATCCGTCATTTTCATCACCAGCAGCTCTGTCATGACCAGTTTCATGTTCCACCACTTCAGCGACCCGGGCGCTGAGTTCCCTTCCGAGAACATCAGGTTCCGCCACTACGAGTCTCGTTTCATGGACGAGCTACTGGCCAATGCCCGGGACTGTGAAGAGAGGGAGAAGGGCTCTGCGGGAGTCAACATGTCTCGCGAGATCGTCCTCATCAAGGGGTCTCGAGAGATCGAAGGGAGATACATCGAGTATGTGTCTGGTTTGACTGGGAAGAGGTTTGTCCCAGTTGGCCCTCTTGTTCAGGAGCCTGATGATCAGAAGTCCTCATCAGAGTTGTTGTCTTGGCTGGATCAGAAAGAGGCGAAATCGACTGTTTTCGTGTCGTTTGGGAGCGAGTACTTCCTTAGCAAGGAGGACATGGATGGGATTGCTCATGGTTTGCTACAATCCAAAGCTAACTTCATTTGGGTTGTCAGGTTTCCGGAAACTGAGGTGGTTCTCGAAGAGAAGCTTCCGGAAGGTTTTCTTGACAAGGTTGGGGAAAGGGGGAAGATTGTACAAGGATGGGCCCCACAGACAAGGATCCTGGTCCATCCAAATGTGGGAGGCTTTGTGAGCCACTGCGGCTGGAACTCTGTGATGGAGAGCTTCAAGTTTGGGGTTCCTATCGTCGCGGTGCCAATGCATCTGGACCAACCCATCAACGCTAGGCTGGTCGAAGAGGTTGGTGCGGGGGAGGAGGTACTGAGAGACGGAGATGGGAGGTTGAATGCTGAGACAGTTGCTGCGGTGATCAATCGTGTCGTGGTGGAAGATGGTGTGAGGGCGAAGGTGGATGAGATTAAGGCGAGGCTCGCCTTGATGGGCGATGGAGAGATCGATGAAGTTGCTCGAGAACTCATGAGCATTTGCAGCAAGAGTTTGATCAACTAA
- the LOC121772400 gene encoding probable leucine-rich repeat receptor-like serine/threonine-protein kinase At3g14840 isoform X2 — MHIHIHCSYRFLIKFTKSYKVMFASRLIALIWFLGFANYVAPACLPPLELEALSVVARKLGKRDWNFDGEVDPCTNELPWWDVSVPNGVYCNITSNGNGTTTCHVTRIILKKNNLNGSLPIELVGLPSLDELDLTRNFLNGSLPPDWSSMEFLRIMVLEANQFTGNVPGEIGDLPRIRRLFLNSNYFTGELPPSLAKLTTLTDFRISDNNFTGSIPNYILNWRNITRMEVQASGLSGPIPSNLTYLTKLNNLRISDLNGNQSYFPILNTSTGWQQVILRSCNIVGELPGSIAQLKIDDSLDLSFNKLTGPIPEGLGGQEGDIYLTGNFLNGTVPQSMEAKGNIDLSYNNFTSLRPGPSCARNSPNLFANSNGNTSEYPYCVNPQCMPNDFYFFHINCGSNKNYGDYQADSDSPNFYQAQGENWGFSSTGKFWNPETYGESLFASNNTSGPESNLYSTARLSPLSLTYYGFCLRNGNYNVNLHFAEIMFTSDTTYGRRVFDIYIQGELVEKDFNIVNVAGAVNKPKIMPYPAFVGDHNLEIRFYWAGKGTTSLPDRSVYGPLISAISVVHATYKPGTGSISTGAKVGIAMAAICALVLLVAILRLKGCLGGKHSMYHDLKGLDLNTGKFTLRQIRAATNNFDPANKIGEGGFGPVYKGVLLDKTIIAVKQLSSKSKQGNREFINEIGMISALQHPHLVKLYGCCIEGNQLLLVYEYLENNSLARALFGPEEHQLHLDWPMRQKICIGIARGLAYLHEESRLKIVHRDIKATNVLLDKNLVPKISDFGLAKLDEEDNTHISTRIAGTFGYMAPEYAMRGYLTDKADVYSFGIVVLEIVSGRSNSSIRPKEDSFYLLDWANSLKARGNLLELVDQRLESSFNKEEITRAINVALICTNVVAAERPSMSAVVSILEGKDVVPKFVSESSFSAGKTKPDEVEMGAFDSEVVSADAPWSVSSTSAADLYPVALDTNYWEKRGF; from the exons ATGCACATACATATACATTGTTCATATCGTTTCTTGATCAAATTTACAAAATCTTACAAAGTGATGTTTGCATCAAGGCTTATAGCCTTGATTTGGTTTCTGGGGTTTGCTAATTATGTGGCACCAGCTTGTTTGCCTCCTCTAGAAT TGGAAGCATTGTCGGTGGTAGCAAGGAAGCTGGGGAAGAGGGATTGGAATTTTGATGGGGAAGTTGATCCATGCACCAATGAGCTCCCATGGTGGGATGTTAGTGTTCCAAATGGAGTATATTGCAACATTACCTCCAATGGGAATGGTACTACTACTTGTCATGTTACTCGGAT tattttgaagaaaaataatCTTAATGGGTCACTCCCCATAGAGCTCGTTGGCCTCCCTTCCCTAGATGAACT AGACCTTACTCGGAATTTCCTCAATGGCAGCCTCCCTCCAGATTGGAGTTCCATGGAATTCCTTCGAATAAT GGTTTTGGAGGCTAATCAGTTTACAGGAAATGTACCTGGGGAGATTGGGGATCTTCCTCGAATTAGAAGATT GTTTCTTAATTCCAATTATTTCACTGGAGAGTTACCTCCTAGCCTTGCAAAACTTACCACTTTGACAGATTT TCGAATTAGTGACAACAACTTTACAGGAAGCATACCAAATTATATCCTGAACTGGAGAAATATCACAAGAAT GGAGGTTCAGGCTAGTGGTCTGAGTGGACCGATCCCTTCCAACCTTACTTATCTTACCAAGTTAAATAACCT AAGAATCAGTGACCTCAATGGGAACCAATCATATTTCCCCATTCTTAATACCTCTACTGGTTGGCAACAAGT GATATTAAGGAGTTGCAATATTGTAGGGGAACTACCGGGATCTATTGCACAACTGAAGATTGACGATTCACT AGATCTGAGTTTCAACAAATTAACAGGACCGATTCCTGAAGGACTTGGTGGTCAAGAAGGAGACAT CTACCTGACTGGGAACTTCCTTAACGGGACAGTGCCACAATCGATGGAAGCTAAGGGAAACAT CGACCTATCCTACAACAACTTCACATCTCTAAGGCCAGGACCAAGTTGTGCGAGAAACAGCCC AAACTTGTTTGCCAACTCAAATGGAAACACCAG TGAGTACCCCTATTGTGTAAATCCGCAGTGTATGCCAA ATGATTTCTACTTTTTCCATATAAATTGTGGAAGCAACAAAAACTATGGTGATTATCAAGCAGATAGCGATTCTCCAAACTTCTACCAAGCCCAAGGTGAAAATTGGGGATTCAGCAGCACGGGCAAGTTCTGGAATCCTGAAACATATGGAGAAAGTCTTTTTGCATCAAACAACACTTCAGGGCCGGAATCTAATCTTTACTCCACAGCACGCCTTTCCCCCCTCTCATTGACTTATTATGGATTTTGTTTAAGAAATGGAAATTACAATGTGAATCTCCACTTCGCGGAGATCATGTTTACTAGTGACACAACTTACGGAAGGCGTGTTTTTGATATTTATATTCAG GGAGAACTGGTTGAGAAGGATTTCAACATTGTGAATGTAGCTGGTGCGGTAAATAAACCAAAAATAATGCCCTATCCAGCATTTGTTGGTGATCACAACTTGGAGATCCGCTTTTATTGGGCTGGAAAAGGAACAACTTCTCTTCCCGATAGATCCGTATATGGTCCTCTCATTTCAGCCATATCTGTCGTACATGCTA CGTATAAGCCTGGGACTGGGAGCATCTCGACAGGAGCCAAAGTTGGTATTGCGATGGCAGCTATTTGCGCACTCGTGTTGCTTGTGGCTATTCTGAGGTTGAAGGGCTGTTTGGGGGGCAAACACTCGATGTATCATG ATTTGAAGGGACTTGACCTAAACACGGGGAAATTTACTCTAAGGCAAATCAGAGCGGCCACAAACAATTTTGATCCAGCAAATAAGATTGGCGAAGGTGGATTTGGTCCTGTTTACAAG GGTGTTCTGTTAGATAAAACCATCATCGCTGTGAAACAGCTATCTTCCAAATCAAAGCAAGGTAACCGCGAATTCATAAATGAAATAGGCATGATATCCGCCTTACAACATCCTCATCTCGTTAAGCTGTATGGATGCTGCATCGAAGGCAACCAGTTGTTGCTTGTCTATGAGTATTTGGAAAACAATAGCCTTGCTCGTGCATTATTTG GCCCAGAAGAACACCAATTGCATTTGGATTGGCCAATGAGGCAAAAGATCTGCATCGGGATAGCAAGAGGATTGGCTTACCTCCACGAGGAATCGAGGCTGAAAATCGTCCATCGCGATATCAAGGCTACTAATGTGCTTCTTGACAAAAACCTAGTCCCTAAAATATCCGATTTTGGGCTTGCGAAGCTGGATGAAGAAGACAACACCCACATAAGCACGCGCATTGCTGGAACTTT TGGATACATGGCACCCGAATATGCAATGCGAGGATATTTGACTGATAAAGCCGACGTGTACAGCTTCGGAATTGTTGTTTTGGAAATTGTCAGTGGGAGGAGCAACAGTAGCATCAGGCCTAAGGAGGATAGCTTTTATCTTCTTGACTGG GCTAATTCCTTGAAGGCGAGAGGAAACCTGTTGGAGCTAGTCGACCAGAGATTAGAGTCGAGCTTCAACAAGGAAGAGATCACTAGAGCTATCAATGTGGCGCTCATATGCACGAATGTTGTAGCTGCGGAAAGGCCGAGTATGTCAGCTGTAGTCAGCATACTCGAGGGGAAAGATGTCGTTCCAAAGTTTGTTTCTGAGTCGAGCTTCTCAGCTGGTAAGACAAAACCCGATGAAGTGGAAATGGGCGCATTTGATAGTGAGGTTGTTTCCGCGGATGCGCCGTGGAGTGTTTCTTCAACTTCTGCTGCTGATCTCTATCCAGTTGCCCTTGATACAAACTATTGGGAGAAGAGAGGTTTTTAG